GGCCTTGTTCGCGAAGTGGATTTTCTCTCATGGCGGCAAGCCCGTCAGCAAAACGCTCAATCTGGGGTTTTTCAGCAAGAGTTTTTATCCCTCGATGCTTGCGTTGATAGTGGGAGCGATTGTGGTAGTCGCAGGTGGCGTATTATTCAAAAAGCCGTTCAACGAGTATTTCGACAACGCGCAAAAAGGAGATGAACTGGTTGAAGAAACTGGAGATCCCGCTTGACATGGGCGCTCCGGGCGATCTCCGCGCCGGTGAGGACGTGTTGCTTTACGGCTACGCCCTCACAATGAGGGACGCTGTGCTCGGGCGGCTCGAGGCGCTGGTGGACGCGGGGGAAAAACCTCCGTTTGAAGTTTGTGGTCAGCTCATTTTCCACGCGGCGCCGACCCCGCCGGCGGCAGGGCGCGCGACCGGGGCGATAGGGCCTACGACGTCCACGCGCATGGATCGCTTCCTCGGAATGTTGTTTGAGCTCGGCGTGAGGGCGACTCTCGGCAAGGGCCGAAGATCCGAGGACGCCCGCCTCCTGCACGAAGCGTACGGCGCGGTGTACTTCGCCTCGCCGGGTGGGATCGCGGCTCTGTTCGGTGGAATGGTCGAGAGCATGACGCAAGTCGCCTGGGAGGATCTCGGGCCTGAGGTCGTATACCGCGTGAAACTTGCGGGTCTTCCGGCGCTTGTGGCGATAGACGCGCGCGGCGAAGACCACCTGGCGAAGCAGTACAAAATCTATAAAATGTGACACAGGCATTCTTGCCTGTGTCTCGCCCTTGGCCCTTCTGTCGTATCTGATGTACAAAGTTTCTTGAAAACGCATAAAATGGTTTGACCCCATTATGCGTTTG
This is a stretch of genomic DNA from Candidatus Anoxymicrobium japonicum. It encodes these proteins:
- a CDS encoding fumarate hydratase, yielding MNWLKKLEIPLDMGAPGDLRAGEDVLLYGYALTMRDAVLGRLEALVDAGEKPPFEVCGQLIFHAAPTPPAAGRATGAIGPTTSTRMDRFLGMLFELGVRATLGKGRRSEDARLLHEAYGAVYFASPGGIAALFGGMVESMTQVAWEDLGPEVVYRVKLAGLPALVAIDARGEDHLAKQYKIYKM